In the genome of Ancylomarina subtilis, one region contains:
- the pth gene encoding aminoacyl-tRNA hydrolase, protein MKYLIVGLGNIGPEYYHTRHNVGFRILDALAEMAKIEFKDGRYGAIAEYKFKGRQYILVKPSTYMNLSGKAVNYWLQKENIPVENMMILVDDLALPFGTLRLRPKGSDAGHNGLKHINETLGHQNYTRLRFGIGSDFSKGKQIDYVLGKWSEEELEKLPELYKICINMIKGISTIGVQRTMTAYNTKKEPKKANNESAQ, encoded by the coding sequence ATGAAGTACTTAATTGTCGGACTCGGAAATATTGGACCTGAATATTATCACACCCGTCACAATGTTGGTTTTAGAATTTTAGATGCTTTGGCTGAAATGGCCAAAATTGAGTTTAAAGATGGCCGATATGGAGCCATTGCAGAATATAAATTCAAGGGGCGTCAGTATATTCTGGTGAAACCAAGCACCTACATGAATTTAAGTGGTAAGGCTGTAAACTATTGGCTACAAAAAGAAAATATTCCTGTTGAGAACATGATGATTTTGGTTGACGATTTGGCGCTTCCATTCGGAACTCTTCGCTTACGTCCCAAGGGAAGTGATGCGGGACATAATGGATTGAAACACATCAACGAAACCTTAGGCCATCAAAACTATACCCGATTACGTTTTGGTATTGGATCTGATTTCAGCAAAGGCAAACAAATTGATTACGTCCTTGGCAAATGGTCAGAAGAAGAGCTTGAAAAACTACCCGAGCTTTATAAAATCTGTATCAACATGATTAAGGGAATAAGCACGATAGGTGTGCAACGCACCATGACGGCTTACAACACAAAAAAAGAGCCTAAAAAAGCGAACAACGAGTCTGCCCAATAA
- a CDS encoding CBS domain-containing protein, with amino-acid sequence MIAKDLISDVVPVLRESDTGLQALNWMEIFKVSHLPIVRGDEFIGLLSDNDIYDLNQVEAPIGKQKLSLFSPFVTQNQHIYDVIDKVSHLKLTVIPVLLDDGTYLGLITLGDLMQYVDKIFAVSEPGGVIVLELNSIDYSLSEIAQIVEGNDAKILSLYVKSSDTSRKIELTLKINKTNLTSIIQTFHRYDYTIKSSYLRDDDMQELLFDRYNAFMKFLNT; translated from the coding sequence ATGATTGCAAAAGATTTAATTTCTGATGTTGTTCCGGTTTTGCGCGAATCTGATACGGGTCTTCAGGCTCTTAATTGGATGGAAATATTTAAGGTTTCTCACCTGCCCATAGTGAGAGGCGATGAATTTATCGGCCTTTTATCTGATAATGATATCTACGATTTAAATCAGGTTGAAGCTCCTATAGGAAAACAAAAGTTATCCTTATTCAGTCCATTTGTTACTCAGAATCAGCATATTTATGATGTCATCGATAAGGTGTCGCATTTAAAACTGACGGTGATTCCTGTTCTTTTGGATGACGGCACCTATTTGGGTTTGATTACTTTAGGTGATTTGATGCAGTATGTCGATAAAATTTTTGCTGTTAGCGAACCCGGGGGTGTTATTGTTTTGGAATTAAATTCGATTGATTATTCTTTGAGCGAGATCGCTCAGATTGTAGAAGGGAATGATGCCAAAATTTTGAGTCTCTATGTGAAGTCATCTGATACTTCCCGAAAAATAGAGCTGACGCTGAAGATTAATAAAACAAACCTGACATCTATTATCCAGACCTTCCATCGTTACGATTATACCATCAAATCATCCTATTTAAGAGATGATGATATGCAAGAGTTGCTTTTCGATCGTTATAATGCCTTTATGAAATTTCTGAATACGTAA
- a CDS encoding alpha/beta fold hydrolase — protein MKLNYKKLGEGPALIIVHGLYGSLDNWLSIAKELSQHFEVFLIDQRNHGNSPHSDSHSYTDLKNDLLEFMDDQNIEKAVLLGHSMGGKTVMFFAIDHPERVSNLVVVDIAPKNYSKISDYTPQTINHEHIVSVILNLDLSLFKSRTEINHELANHIKSEKVRQFLLKNLKRKDDKSFGWKLNIETISQYLPQIMDGIDESSFMKGKGITGFPVLFIRGEESNYICDDDHKKIRTIFPYAEITSIPKAGHWVHAEQPDLLIKTVNYFILE, from the coding sequence ATGAAACTCAATTATAAGAAACTTGGTGAAGGTCCTGCCCTAATAATCGTACATGGTTTGTATGGCAGCCTGGATAATTGGCTAAGCATCGCCAAAGAATTGTCTCAACATTTCGAAGTGTTTTTAATTGATCAACGAAATCATGGCAATTCGCCTCACTCCGACTCTCACAGCTATACCGATCTCAAAAACGATCTTCTGGAATTTATGGATGATCAGAATATTGAAAAGGCTGTGCTACTTGGTCATTCGATGGGGGGTAAAACTGTGATGTTTTTTGCCATCGACCATCCCGAAAGGGTTAGCAACCTGGTTGTCGTTGATATTGCGCCCAAAAACTACAGCAAAATATCGGATTACACGCCTCAAACTATTAACCACGAACACATTGTTTCTGTCATTCTCAATCTTGATTTAAGTTTATTTAAATCAAGAACTGAAATCAATCATGAACTTGCCAATCACATCAAGAGTGAAAAGGTTAGACAGTTTCTTTTGAAAAACCTCAAACGAAAGGACGATAAAAGTTTTGGTTGGAAATTGAATATCGAAACAATTAGCCAATACCTGCCGCAAATAATGGATGGGATTGATGAAAGTTCGTTTATGAAAGGAAAAGGAATTACCGGCTTTCCGGTTCTGTTCATTCGTGGAGAAGAATCGAATTATATATGCGATGATGATCACAAAAAGATTCGCACAATATTTCCCTACGCTGAAATCACCAGCATTCCTAAAGCTGGCCATTGGGTACATGCCGAGCAGCCCGATTTGTTAATTAAAACAGTGAACTATTTTATTTTGGAGTAG
- a CDS encoding type I phosphomannose isomerase catalytic subunit, protein MNLYPLKFTPIPKEKIWGGNRLNSILNKEFNPDNQTGESWEISGLEDDISVVKNGFLEGNDLEELIEVYMGELVGDKVYDQFGIEFPLLIKFIDASENLSVQVHPDNDFAIEKHKAYGKTEMWYIIEAEKNAELFIGFNQTMNKNLFLDAIQNGNLPELINTEKVESDTCYLIPAGRIHAIGKGVLLAEIQQTSDINYRIYDWDRRDADGNTRELHLDFAKEALDYNYEKKHKTDFEHKMNATSELVKCPFFSTNILEFNKTIEKDYFHLDSFVIYICLDGECEIQYDDEETVSLTKGETVLIPASLKNLTLAPKQDTKLIEVFIQ, encoded by the coding sequence ATGAACTTATATCCTTTAAAATTCACACCTATTCCAAAAGAAAAAATTTGGGGTGGGAATCGCTTAAATTCAATTCTAAATAAAGAATTCAACCCTGATAATCAAACAGGTGAAAGTTGGGAAATTTCAGGTTTGGAAGATGATATTTCTGTTGTGAAAAATGGCTTCCTTGAGGGAAACGATTTGGAGGAACTGATAGAAGTTTATATGGGAGAATTGGTAGGCGATAAAGTTTATGACCAATTCGGTATCGAGTTTCCACTCTTGATTAAATTTATTGATGCCAGCGAGAATTTATCCGTACAAGTTCACCCTGACAATGACTTTGCAATTGAAAAGCATAAGGCTTATGGGAAAACTGAGATGTGGTATATTATTGAAGCTGAAAAAAATGCAGAGCTTTTCATTGGTTTCAATCAAACCATGAATAAAAACCTGTTCCTTGATGCCATTCAAAATGGAAATTTGCCTGAGTTGATCAATACTGAAAAAGTTGAATCAGATACCTGCTATTTAATTCCTGCCGGCAGAATTCATGCCATTGGCAAAGGCGTTCTTTTAGCAGAAATCCAACAAACATCGGATATTAACTATCGAATTTACGATTGGGACAGACGTGATGCAGACGGAAATACCAGAGAACTTCATCTCGATTTTGCCAAAGAAGCCCTGGACTACAATTATGAGAAAAAACACAAAACAGACTTTGAGCATAAGATGAATGCAACATCCGAGCTTGTGAAATGTCCTTTTTTCTCAACAAACATCCTGGAATTCAACAAAACGATTGAGAAAGATTACTTCCATCTTGATTCATTTGTTATTTATATTTGTTTAGATGGCGAGTGTGAGATTCAATATGATGATGAAGAAACGGTTTCATTGACAAAAGGAGAAACCGTTTTGATTCCAGCCAGTTTAAAAAATCTGACTTTAGCACCTAAACAAGACACCAAACTTATCGAAGTCTTTATTCAGTAA
- a CDS encoding 50S ribosomal protein L25/general stress protein Ctc, whose translation MKTLELKGSLRTDLGKKATKALRRAELVPCELYGGEENIHFSVQEKDLKKLLFTPEVYIVKFDVEGKVFTSVMREVQYHPVTDKPLHVDFFQVTEDKAFEVEVPIKVEGFAVGVQSGGKLAVNLRKLKVKALMKDLPEALPINVTELGLGKSIQVGALNYENLELLNAKNAVVVQVKLTRAARAAAMAAQGK comes from the coding sequence ATGAAAACTTTAGAATTAAAAGGTTCATTAAGAACAGATCTAGGAAAAAAAGCAACTAAAGCTTTGCGTAGAGCAGAATTAGTTCCTTGCGAACTTTACGGTGGTGAAGAAAACATTCACTTTTCTGTACAAGAAAAAGATCTTAAAAAATTGCTTTTCACTCCTGAGGTGTATATTGTAAAATTCGATGTTGAAGGAAAAGTATTTACTTCAGTAATGAGAGAAGTTCAGTACCACCCAGTAACTGATAAGCCACTTCACGTTGATTTCTTCCAGGTAACTGAAGATAAAGCATTCGAAGTTGAAGTACCTATCAAAGTTGAAGGTTTCGCAGTTGGTGTACAGTCAGGTGGTAAGCTTGCAGTAAACCTTAGAAAACTTAAGGTAAAAGCATTGATGAAAGATCTTCCTGAAGCTCTTCCAATTAATGTTACTGAGTTGGGATTAGGAAAAAGTATCCAGGTTGGTGCTTTAAACTATGAAAATTTAGAATTATTGAACGCTAAAAATGCTGTTGTTGTTCAGGTAAAACTTACCAGAGCTGCTCGTGCTGCTGCAATGGCTGCACAAGGCAAATAA
- a CDS encoding 3'-5' exonuclease, giving the protein MLDGVKLEDLLFIDIETVSGEANFDKISPKLQDLWEKKSNYFRNEEESASDVYDRAGIYSEFGKIVCISTGVIVRKGTEKFFKVKSYYGHDEKELLAEFGQMLDRFCTKPSRNLCAHNGKEFDFPYIARRMLINGLKLPKALNIAGKKPWEIKFLDTMELWKFGDYKHYTSLALLCEIFNIPTPKDDIDGSMVGKVYWEENDLERIAIYCEKDILATAQLILRYKGEDLIPQINFERVLI; this is encoded by the coding sequence ATGCTTGATGGTGTTAAATTAGAAGATTTACTTTTTATTGATATCGAAACGGTGTCAGGAGAGGCTAATTTTGATAAGATCAGCCCTAAGTTGCAAGACTTATGGGAGAAGAAATCGAATTATTTTAGAAACGAAGAGGAATCCGCTTCTGATGTTTATGACAGAGCCGGGATTTATTCTGAGTTTGGGAAAATCGTTTGTATTTCGACTGGCGTAATCGTAAGAAAAGGGACAGAGAAGTTTTTTAAGGTCAAATCCTATTACGGTCATGATGAAAAAGAGCTGCTAGCTGAATTTGGACAAATGCTCGATCGATTTTGTACCAAACCTTCTCGCAATTTGTGTGCGCACAATGGTAAAGAATTCGATTTTCCCTATATCGCACGTCGCATGTTGATAAATGGATTGAAACTACCTAAAGCCTTAAATATAGCGGGGAAAAAACCTTGGGAAATCAAATTTTTGGACACAATGGAGTTGTGGAAATTTGGTGATTATAAGCATTATACCTCATTGGCTCTATTGTGTGAAATTTTCAATATTCCCACTCCAAAGGATGATATTGATGGATCGATGGTAGGTAAGGTGTATTGGGAAGAGAACGACTTGGAACGGATTGCTATTTATTGTGAGAAAGATATTTTGGCAACGGCTCAGCTGATTCTTCGGTACAAAGGTGAAGATTTAATACCTCAAATAAATTTCGAAAGGGTTTTAATTTAG
- a CDS encoding DUF6089 family protein produces MNRFILGILFFFVGHSIYAQNSSDAGIIVGANYYLGDINPNKQLYSSTPSIGFMYRYNMGPRYALRTSLSFGSLKGNDLDFDNKYQQSRAASFETELVDFSLQVEFNFQPFLVPLSSRAKRFSPYITSGLSYISSSSTTSSFAIPMGVGCKYLIGKRWTAAVEWAFKKSFTDDLDGLSDPNKLNIANKFHNDDWISFLGVTLTLQLFNDLECHAYDRIVK; encoded by the coding sequence ATGAACAGATTTATTTTAGGGATATTATTCTTTTTTGTTGGCCATTCAATCTACGCTCAGAATTCATCTGATGCAGGTATTATTGTAGGGGCCAACTATTATCTGGGAGATATTAACCCCAATAAGCAGCTTTATTCAAGTACACCATCGATTGGTTTTATGTACCGTTATAATATGGGACCAAGGTATGCTTTGAGAACGAGTTTAAGTTTTGGTAGTTTAAAAGGCAATGATTTGGATTTTGATAATAAGTATCAACAATCGAGAGCAGCCTCTTTTGAAACAGAGTTGGTTGATTTTTCTCTTCAAGTGGAGTTCAATTTTCAACCGTTCTTAGTGCCATTGTCAAGTCGGGCTAAACGTTTTTCGCCCTATATTACAAGTGGCCTGTCGTATATATCATCTAGTAGTACGACTTCATCATTCGCTATTCCTATGGGAGTAGGTTGTAAATATCTAATTGGGAAACGCTGGACTGCTGCTGTTGAGTGGGCGTTCAAGAAAAGTTTTACCGATGATTTGGATGGATTGAGTGATCCAAATAAATTGAATATTGCCAATAAGTTTCACAATGATGATTGGATATCATTTTTAGGTGTAACCTTAACATTGCAACTCTTTAATGATTTGGAATGTCATGCATACGATAGAATAGTAAAATAA
- a CDS encoding ribose-phosphate pyrophosphokinase — MKIFAGSKSEKLAAEIAKAAGLEVGNSSIINFSDGEFEVAFEETVRGSHVFIVQSTVPPADNLMELLMMIDAAKRASAYKVCAVMPYFGFARQDRKDRPRVAIGAKLVANLLMAAGVDRVMTMDLHADQIQGFFDIPVDHLYGSSVLLPHIKELNLENLVIASPDMGGSKRANAYAKYLNAGLAICHKRREKANVVGEMTAIGDVDGKNVVIVDDMIDTAGTIAKAADMLKEKGALSVRAIASHAVLSGPANERIDASSLVEVIFTDSIQLDGVSSKIKTLTIADIFAKTILNVYNNESISSNFII; from the coding sequence ATTAAAATTTTTGCAGGTTCAAAGAGTGAAAAATTAGCAGCCGAAATTGCTAAAGCAGCCGGATTAGAAGTCGGTAACTCAAGTATCATCAACTTTAGTGATGGTGAATTTGAAGTTGCTTTCGAAGAGACCGTTCGTGGATCACATGTATTTATCGTTCAGTCTACTGTTCCTCCTGCTGACAACTTAATGGAACTTTTAATGATGATTGATGCTGCCAAAAGAGCATCTGCTTATAAAGTTTGTGCCGTAATGCCATATTTCGGGTTTGCTCGTCAGGACAGAAAAGATCGTCCCAGAGTAGCTATCGGGGCAAAACTAGTAGCCAACCTATTAATGGCTGCAGGCGTAGACCGTGTTATGACAATGGACTTACATGCTGATCAAATTCAAGGATTCTTTGACATCCCGGTTGATCACCTTTATGGTTCATCGGTATTATTACCTCACATTAAGGAATTAAATCTTGAGAATCTTGTCATTGCTTCTCCGGATATGGGAGGTAGTAAACGAGCAAATGCCTATGCCAAGTATTTAAATGCTGGCCTTGCCATTTGTCACAAAAGAAGAGAAAAAGCGAATGTAGTTGGTGAAATGACTGCTATTGGTGATGTAGATGGCAAAAATGTTGTTATTGTGGACGACATGATTGATACTGCAGGAACCATTGCAAAAGCTGCCGACATGCTAAAAGAAAAAGGAGCGCTAAGCGTTAGAGCTATTGCTTCACACGCTGTTCTTTCTGGTCCGGCAAACGAAAGAATCGATGCATCTTCGCTTGTAGAGGTTATTTTCACCGATTCTATCCAATTGGATGGTGTTTCTTCTAAGATTAAAACACTAACAATTGCTGATATTTTCGCAAAAACAATCCTTAATGTTTATAATAACGAGTCAATTAGCTCGAACTTTATTATTTAA
- a CDS encoding pyridoxine 5'-phosphate synthase — translation MTRLSVNINKIATLRNARGGNTPNVCKMATDCERFGAEGITVHPRPDERHIRYQDVLDLKKIVTTEFNIEGYPNKEFIDLVLSVVPEQVTLVPDPPEALTSNAGWDTVTHKDFLIEVISKFKAAGIRTSIFVDTDLKNVEGAKATGTDRIELYTEPFATDYPKNPEESVRAFAIAAEKAHELGLGINAGHDLSLENLKFFNENVPNLAEVSIGHALVADALYFGMENTIQMYKRQLK, via the coding sequence ATGACTAGACTTAGTGTAAATATAAACAAAATTGCAACATTAAGAAACGCCAGAGGCGGCAATACGCCGAATGTTTGCAAAATGGCAACAGACTGTGAAAGATTTGGTGCTGAAGGCATCACGGTACACCCTCGACCAGATGAACGTCACATCCGCTATCAGGATGTATTGGATCTTAAAAAGATTGTTACGACTGAATTCAATATTGAAGGCTACCCAAACAAAGAATTTATTGATTTAGTGCTAAGTGTGGTTCCTGAACAAGTTACTCTTGTTCCTGATCCGCCGGAAGCATTGACTTCAAACGCTGGCTGGGATACGGTTACCCATAAAGATTTTTTAATTGAAGTAATTTCGAAATTCAAAGCTGCTGGCATCAGAACCTCTATTTTTGTTGATACAGATCTTAAAAATGTAGAAGGAGCCAAAGCTACCGGAACCGATCGTATTGAACTGTACACCGAACCTTTTGCAACAGATTATCCTAAAAATCCCGAGGAATCTGTTCGAGCTTTTGCAATTGCTGCAGAAAAAGCACACGAATTAGGATTAGGCATTAACGCAGGGCACGATTTAAGTCTTGAAAACTTAAAGTTTTTCAACGAAAACGTACCGAATTTAGCTGAAGTTTCAATCGGACATGCATTGGTTGCTGACGCTTTATATTTTGGAATGGAGAACACCATTCAAATGTACAAGCGCCAACTAAAATAA
- a CDS encoding NAD kinase gives MKVALFGKQFSEDFLDSFKLILDEFNSHKIELCIYRPFYDSIVEELNFTPDVDEFFTQHVDLDKRVDFFFSIGGDGTFLNAVSLVQDSGIPIVGVNSGRLGFMADIARDEIPAAIADIFEGNYTIEERTLLKVQVGDNGLFKDFNYALNEFTVHKKDSASMITIHTYIDDEYLNSYWADGLIIATPTGSTAYSLSVGGPIVIPNTQNFVISPISPHNLTVRPIVVPNHQEITLKVEGRSDSYLASLDSRSVSFEALNELKISKADFKIKVLKLKTHSFYSTLRNKLMWGVDKRN, from the coding sequence ATGAAGGTAGCCCTGTTTGGGAAGCAGTTTAGTGAAGATTTTCTAGATAGCTTTAAATTAATTTTAGACGAGTTCAATTCTCACAAGATCGAACTTTGTATCTACCGTCCTTTTTACGATTCAATTGTTGAGGAATTGAATTTTACTCCTGATGTGGATGAGTTTTTTACTCAGCATGTCGATTTGGACAAAAGAGTTGATTTTTTCTTTAGTATTGGAGGAGACGGGACATTTCTTAATGCCGTAAGTTTGGTACAAGATTCCGGGATTCCAATTGTGGGTGTAAATAGTGGACGTTTGGGGTTTATGGCTGATATTGCCCGTGATGAAATACCGGCTGCAATCGCCGACATTTTTGAAGGTAATTATACGATAGAGGAAAGAACACTGCTTAAGGTTCAGGTAGGGGATAATGGCTTATTCAAAGATTTTAATTATGCTTTGAATGAATTTACAGTTCACAAGAAGGATTCAGCATCCATGATCACGATTCATACTTATATTGATGATGAATATTTGAATTCATATTGGGCAGACGGATTGATAATTGCGACACCAACAGGTTCTACAGCTTATTCGCTTAGTGTAGGAGGTCCCATTGTGATCCCCAATACACAAAATTTTGTTATTTCTCCTATTTCTCCCCATAATCTAACTGTTCGCCCTATTGTTGTGCCAAACCATCAGGAAATAACGCTGAAAGTTGAAGGGAGAAGTGATAGTTATCTGGCTTCTTTAGATTCACGATCGGTTAGTTTTGAAGCCTTAAATGAATTAAAAATAAGTAAAGCAGATTTTAAAATTAAGGTCTTAAAATTAAAAACACATTCTTTTTATAGTACACTTCGAAACAAGTTAATGTGGGGAGTTGATAAGCGCAATTAG
- the udk gene encoding uridine kinase — protein sequence MLIIGIAGGTGSGKTTVVRKIIDRLPKGEVAVLPQDSYYRDSSHLPLEERQKINFDHPNSIEFELLQAHLKQLKDGKAIDQPIYSYLTCTRSEETVRVEPTEVVIIEGILALTQPELRDLMDIKVFVDCDADDRLNRVIKRDIVERGRSVDVVLNRYEDTLKPMHLQFIEPTKRYADIIVPQGGNNHVAIDILTQFIQKNLKVSI from the coding sequence ATGTTAATAATTGGAATAGCTGGAGGCACAGGTTCGGGTAAAACGACCGTTGTGAGAAAGATAATTGATCGTTTACCTAAGGGCGAGGTTGCTGTGTTACCTCAAGATTCCTATTACCGTGACAGTAGTCACCTACCATTGGAAGAGCGTCAGAAAATTAATTTTGACCATCCAAACTCAATTGAATTTGAATTGTTGCAAGCACACTTAAAGCAATTGAAAGATGGTAAGGCAATCGATCAACCTATTTATTCCTATCTAACTTGCACACGTTCTGAAGAAACCGTTCGTGTTGAGCCAACCGAAGTGGTTATCATTGAGGGTATTTTGGCTTTAACTCAACCCGAGCTGCGCGACCTGATGGATATCAAAGTTTTTGTCGACTGCGATGCTGATGACAGATTGAATCGAGTGATTAAGCGTGATATTGTTGAGCGTGGTCGTTCAGTTGATGTGGTTTTAAACCGATATGAGGATACGCTTAAGCCGATGCATTTGCAATTTATTGAGCCAACCAAACGTTATGCAGATATCATTGTTCCTCAGGGTGGTAATAATCATGTGGCGATTGATATTTTGACTCAGTTTATCCAAAAGAATCTGAAAGTGAGTATTTAA
- the yihA gene encoding ribosome biogenesis GTP-binding protein YihA/YsxC, whose translation MKVNTAEFIISNSEVKKCPKANMPEYAFIGRSNVGKSSLINMLTNHKSLAKISGKPGKTQLINHFLINKEWYLVDLPGYGYAKVSKNLRSGFSKIIYSYIESRENLVNLFVLVDSRHDAQQIDLNFMEWLNVNGIAFSIIFTKADKLTKKKLADNIEAYKKQMLVRWEEMPPYIISSSSSGMGQEEILNFIEETNKIVSF comes from the coding sequence ATGAAGGTCAATACAGCCGAATTTATAATCTCGAATAGCGAAGTAAAAAAATGCCCCAAAGCGAATATGCCGGAGTATGCTTTTATTGGACGTTCGAATGTTGGGAAATCATCCCTGATTAACATGCTAACGAATCACAAGAGTTTAGCTAAAATTTCAGGAAAACCAGGAAAAACCCAACTGATCAACCATTTCTTGATTAATAAAGAATGGTACTTGGTCGACCTTCCCGGATATGGTTATGCCAAAGTTTCAAAAAACTTACGCAGTGGTTTCAGTAAAATCATCTATAGCTATATCGAAAGCCGTGAAAATTTAGTTAACCTATTTGTTTTGGTTGATTCACGTCACGATGCACAACAAATCGACCTTAACTTTATGGAATGGTTGAATGTAAACGGTATTGCTTTTTCCATCATTTTCACGAAAGCCGATAAGCTTACAAAAAAGAAACTGGCTGATAACATTGAAGCATACAAAAAACAAATGCTGGTAAGATGGGAAGAAATGCCTCCTTATATTATCAGTTCCTCTTCATCCGGAATGGGACAAGAAGAGATTTTAAATTTTATCGAAGAAACCAATAAGATTGTCAGCTTCTAA